A window of Anas acuta chromosome 8, bAnaAcu1.1, whole genome shotgun sequence contains these coding sequences:
- the RGS18 gene encoding regulator of G-protein signaling 18, producing MENPLLLFPQLNISASKDKSYYKVSKSAVMEEPNKASKAGAKQKRNRLSLLLQRSEYHESEHLGKPGNLTKASSVSPEEAVKWGESFDKLLSQKAGLDAFTKFLKTEFSEENIEFWIACEDYKKSKTTHELFPKAKTIYETFIRKDAPKEVNLDFQTKEVTSQNIEQPLITTFDAAQNTVYRLMEQDCYPRFLRSDTYLNLVKGRNPGRPTLRRRSRSFTVNDFQGVRPDFTAW from the exons ATGGAAAACCCACTTCTTTTATTCCCTCAGCTAAACATTTCTGCTTCAAAGGATAAATCCTATTACAAAGTCTCGAAGTCAGCAGTTATGGAAGAGCCAAATAAAGCAAGCAAGGCTGG agcaaagcagaagagaaataggCTGAGCCTTCTCCTGCAGAGATCTGAATACCACGAAAGTGAACATCTTGGTAAACCTGGAAACTTGACAAAAGCATCAAG TGTGTCTCCTGAAGAAGCAGTGAAATGGGGTGAATCTTTTGACAAATTGCTTTCCCAGAAAG CTGGACTGGATGCCTTTACAAAGTTTCTGAAAACTGAGTTCAGTGAGGAGAACATCGAGTTCTGGATAGCTTGCGAGGattacaagaaaagcaaaactacaCATGAACTCTTCCCAAAAGCTAAGACCATTTATGAAACATTCATAAGGAAAGATGCACCAAAAGAG GTGAATTTGGACTTCCAAACCAAAGAAGTTACAAGTCAGAATATTGAACAGCCCCTCATCACCACCTTTGATGCAGCACAAAACACAGTCTACAGGCTGATGGAGCAAGACTGCTATCCGCGTTTCCTAAGATCTGATACTTATTTAAATTTGGTTAAGGGAAGAAATCCCGGTCGTCCCACTCTTAGGAGGCGGTCTCGATCTTTTACAGTCAATGATTTCCAGGGTGTGCGGCCAGACTTTACTGCTTGGTAA